Within Plasmodium cynomolgi strain B DNA, scaffold: 0715, whole genome shotgun sequence, the genomic segment AAGAATACAATGTATATAATAGTTCTAATATTTGtaagaataattttaaacCCTTAGATGAAAATGAATttctaaaaatgaaagccTTATATCAATTATATGATAGGTATATACAGCTATCACCCATATATGCGCATAGGCATGATAATTACTGCCATAACATGCTTCATTTAGTTTACTTAtataatactttttttatatagaaaTCCATCCCATAGCTTAGAATTTAATGATGTATTAAAGCAGTTTAAAGAACTAATGGTCACTATTACA encodes:
- a CDS encoding CYIR protein (putative;~vir-type antigen), whose translation is MITSDVSKFENNNNHVFISSSYKYNGKGTCKYISYLLCEKIRDKIPGKCDEGIFNMLKEFLEEYNVYNSSNICKNNFKPLDENEFLKMKALYQLYDRYIQLSPIYAHRHDNYCHNMLHLVYLYNTFFI